The following proteins are encoded in a genomic region of Streptomyces gobiensis:
- a CDS encoding carbohydrate ABC transporter permease has product MSTSLRAAVSPPPTTPVAAQRPPAPPPQAARRDLRAWATRAPLLPALIFLIIVTQLPFVATLVISLFNWNSLYPDDRAFAGLSNYGAVLSDPELRGSVLTTALLTASVVLVSLVLGLALALLLDRKFRGRGVVRTMLIAPFLLVPVAAALLWKHVLYNPEYGLFNGLLTWLGGLLGIDGPAQPDWISEMPLIAVEASLIWQWTPFMMLILLAGLQSRPLDVIEAARIDGAGNWQVFRYLTLPHLRRYLELGALLGSIYIVQNFDAVFTITSGGLGTANLPYTIYETFYRAHEYGLASAAGVLVVIGSIILATFALRVVSSLFSQEVSR; this is encoded by the coding sequence ATGAGTACGTCTTTGCGGGCGGCGGTCTCGCCGCCGCCCACCACCCCCGTCGCCGCCCAGCGGCCACCCGCGCCCCCACCGCAGGCCGCACGGCGCGACCTGCGGGCCTGGGCCACCCGCGCCCCGCTGCTCCCGGCACTGATCTTCCTGATCATCGTCACCCAACTGCCCTTTGTGGCAACGCTGGTGATCTCCCTCTTCAACTGGAACTCGCTCTATCCCGATGACCGTGCGTTCGCGGGCCTGTCCAACTACGGCGCCGTGCTCTCCGATCCGGAGCTGCGCGGTTCTGTACTCACCACAGCGCTGCTGACCGCCAGCGTGGTCCTGGTCAGCCTGGTGCTCGGCCTGGCCCTGGCCCTGCTGCTGGACCGGAAGTTCCGTGGCCGCGGTGTGGTGCGCACCATGCTCATCGCCCCCTTCCTGCTGGTCCCGGTCGCGGCCGCACTGCTGTGGAAGCACGTCCTCTACAACCCCGAGTACGGACTGTTCAACGGCCTGCTCACCTGGCTTGGCGGGCTGCTGGGCATCGACGGCCCGGCCCAGCCCGACTGGATCTCCGAGATGCCGCTGATCGCGGTGGAAGCCTCGCTGATCTGGCAGTGGACACCGTTCATGATGCTGATCCTGCTGGCCGGGCTGCAGAGCCGGCCGCTGGATGTGATCGAGGCCGCCCGCATCGACGGCGCCGGCAACTGGCAGGTCTTCCGCTATCTCACCCTGCCGCATCTACGCCGCTATCTGGAGCTGGGAGCCCTGCTCGGCTCGATCTACATCGTGCAGAACTTCGACGCGGTCTTCACCATCACCTCCGGCGGCCTGGGCACCGCCAACCTGCCGTACACGATCTACGAGACCTTCTACCGGGCCCATGAGTACGGACTGGCCTCCGCCGCGGGCGTACTCGTCGTCATCGGATCGATCATCCTCGCCACCTTCGCCCTGCGGGTGGTCTCCTCCCTCTTCAGCCAGGAGGTGTCCCGCTGA
- a CDS encoding carbohydrate ABC transporter permease: MTATVTTLPPVLRRARRRGAALGLLAWLTGILFFLPVAWMVLTSLHAESDAATNPPSLAAPLTLDGYREFFGAAGGASPWPSLINSTMASVFSTLLVLLLALPAAYALSIRPVRKWRDVLFFFLSTKMLPVVAGLLPVYLIAKNTGLLDNIWLLVILYTAMNLPIAVWMMQSFLAEVPVSIIEAAQMDGARLPAILARVVAPIAGPGIAATALICFIFSWNEMLFARVLTGVTAQTAPVFLTGFITSQGLFLAKVCAASIVISLPVLAAGFAAQDKLVQGLSLGAVK, translated from the coding sequence ATGACCGCCACGGTGACAACCCTGCCCCCGGTCCTGCGCCGAGCCCGGCGCCGCGGTGCCGCCCTGGGCCTGCTGGCCTGGCTGACCGGCATCCTCTTCTTCCTGCCGGTCGCCTGGATGGTGCTGACCTCACTCCACGCCGAGTCCGACGCCGCCACCAACCCGCCGTCCCTGGCCGCGCCGCTCACCCTGGACGGCTACCGGGAGTTCTTCGGCGCGGCCGGCGGTGCCAGCCCCTGGCCCTCGCTGATCAACTCAACGATGGCGTCGGTCTTCTCCACACTCCTTGTCCTCCTGCTGGCCCTTCCGGCGGCCTACGCCCTGTCGATCCGGCCGGTACGCAAGTGGCGGGACGTGCTGTTCTTCTTCCTCTCCACCAAGATGCTGCCGGTCGTGGCCGGGCTGCTGCCGGTGTATCTGATCGCCAAGAACACCGGGCTGCTCGACAACATCTGGCTGCTCGTCATCCTCTACACAGCGATGAACCTGCCGATCGCCGTATGGATGATGCAGTCATTCCTGGCCGAGGTGCCCGTCTCCATCATCGAGGCGGCCCAGATGGACGGTGCCCGGCTGCCCGCCATCCTCGCCCGGGTCGTCGCCCCGATCGCCGGCCCCGGGATCGCCGCCACCGCGCTGATCTGCTTCATCTTCAGCTGGAACGAGATGCTCTTCGCCCGGGTGCTGACCGGGGTGACCGCACAGACCGCGCCCGTCTTCCTGACCGGCTTCATCACCAGCCAGGGCCTGTTCCTGGCGAAGGTGTGCGCCGCGTCCATCGTCATCTCCCTGCCGGTGCTCGCCGCAGGATTCGCCGCCCAGGACAAGCTGGTCCAGGGTCTGTCGCTAGGAGCCGTCAAGTGA
- a CDS encoding zinc-dependent alcohol dehydrogenase family protein, whose protein sequence is MKAALIEAPGKVSLTSLPDPAPGPRDVVVKVAACGLCGTDLHILQGEFAPTLPVVPGHEFAGEVAAVGSEVRELRTGDRVAVDPSLYCYECRYCRNGHNNLCERWAAIGVSTAGGAAEYAVAPVANCVKLPDHVGLQDAALIEPLSCAVRGYDVLAARMGAHVLIYGSGTMGLMMLELAKRTGAASVEVVDLNRDRLATARALGCSGAAVNADELDRPQGWDIVIDATGNAKAIQDGLGRVAKAGTFLQFGVSDYATTVTIEPYRIYNQEITITGSMAVLHSYERAAELFATGVIDPAVFISDRLPLVTYPEALERFAAGKGRKIVVLP, encoded by the coding sequence GTGAAAGCCGCCCTGATCGAAGCGCCCGGCAAGGTCTCCCTCACCTCGCTTCCCGACCCGGCACCCGGCCCCCGCGACGTGGTGGTGAAGGTGGCCGCATGCGGGCTGTGCGGCACCGATCTGCACATCCTGCAAGGAGAGTTCGCCCCGACACTGCCGGTGGTGCCGGGGCATGAGTTCGCCGGCGAGGTGGCGGCCGTCGGCAGCGAAGTACGCGAGCTGAGGACCGGTGACCGGGTCGCGGTCGACCCCTCGCTGTACTGCTACGAATGCCGCTACTGCCGTAACGGTCACAACAACCTCTGCGAACGCTGGGCGGCGATCGGTGTCAGCACGGCGGGCGGCGCCGCCGAGTACGCCGTGGCACCGGTCGCCAACTGCGTCAAACTCCCCGACCATGTGGGCCTGCAGGACGCGGCGCTCATCGAGCCACTGTCCTGCGCGGTGCGCGGCTATGACGTGCTGGCGGCGCGGATGGGCGCCCATGTGCTGATCTACGGCTCCGGCACCATGGGCCTGATGATGCTGGAGCTCGCCAAACGCACCGGCGCGGCCTCGGTCGAGGTCGTCGACCTCAACAGGGACCGGCTGGCCACCGCCCGTGCCCTGGGCTGTTCCGGCGCGGCGGTGAACGCGGACGAGCTGGACCGACCCCAGGGCTGGGACATCGTTATCGACGCCACCGGCAACGCCAAAGCCATCCAGGACGGCCTCGGGCGCGTCGCCAAGGCGGGCACCTTCTTGCAGTTCGGCGTCTCCGACTACGCCACGACGGTCACCATCGAGCCGTACAGGATCTACAACCAGGAGATCACCATCACCGGGTCGATGGCGGTCCTGCACAGCTACGAGCGGGCGGCGGAGCTCTTCGCGACCGGGGTGATCGATCCGGCGGTCTTCATCAGCGACCGGCTGCCCCTGGTCACCTACCCGGAGGCGCTGGAGCGCTTCGCGGCGGGGAAGGGCCGCAAGATCGTCGTACTGCCCTGA
- the xylB gene encoding xylulokinase, whose amino-acid sequence MPTVAGVDSSTQSCKVVVCDAETGRILHRGRAPHPEGTEIPPDGWWRALRTAGEGLVEQVDAIAVAGQQHGLVTVDEAGRPVRDALLWNDTRSAQAAADLVAEFGGARNWADAVGTVPVAAITVAKLRWLAEHEPDAADRAAAVMLPHDWLTWRLCGGPGTGAEPVTDRGDASGTGYWSPAEGRYRKDLLGRAFAGRTPALPTVLEPAEPAGRTQHGALVAAGTGDNMGAALGLGIGPADAVISLGTSGTAFAVSPRPTADATGAVAGFADATGQFLPLVCTLNAARVLNSTARLLGVGLEELDQLAQQAQPGAQGLVLLPYLDGERTPNLPNAAGSLLGMRNANMNPPNMARAAVEGMLCAMADALDELRGQGLAVNRVVLIGGAARAHAVGQVAAHVFGSPVSVPQPEEYVALGAARQAAWALSGAAEPPRWPLASAMEIPSPADGTTGERIRLRYAEARHALYG is encoded by the coding sequence ATGCCAACGGTCGCCGGGGTGGACTCGTCCACCCAGTCGTGCAAGGTAGTCGTCTGCGACGCCGAGACCGGACGAATCCTCCACCGCGGGCGGGCCCCGCACCCGGAGGGCACCGAGATCCCTCCCGACGGCTGGTGGCGCGCTCTGCGGACAGCGGGCGAGGGCCTGGTGGAACAGGTGGACGCGATCGCCGTCGCCGGTCAGCAGCACGGCCTGGTCACGGTGGACGAGGCGGGCCGGCCGGTGCGTGACGCGCTGCTGTGGAACGACACCAGGTCCGCGCAGGCGGCCGCGGACCTGGTGGCCGAGTTCGGCGGCGCACGCAACTGGGCGGACGCGGTCGGCACCGTACCCGTCGCCGCCATCACCGTCGCCAAACTGCGCTGGCTGGCCGAGCACGAGCCGGACGCGGCCGACCGCGCCGCCGCGGTGATGCTGCCGCACGACTGGCTCACCTGGCGGCTGTGCGGCGGCCCGGGAACCGGTGCGGAACCGGTCACCGACCGCGGTGACGCCTCGGGGACGGGCTACTGGTCGCCCGCCGAAGGCCGGTACCGCAAGGACCTGCTGGGCCGCGCCTTCGCCGGGCGCACGCCCGCCCTGCCCACAGTGCTCGAACCGGCCGAACCGGCCGGCCGCACCCAGCACGGCGCGCTGGTGGCAGCCGGCACCGGTGACAACATGGGAGCGGCACTGGGACTGGGCATCGGCCCCGCAGACGCGGTGATCTCACTGGGCACCAGTGGAACGGCCTTCGCGGTCTCCCCCCGGCCCACCGCCGACGCGACGGGTGCCGTCGCAGGATTCGCGGACGCCACCGGACAGTTTCTGCCCCTGGTCTGTACCCTCAACGCGGCCCGGGTGCTCAACTCGACAGCCCGGCTGCTCGGTGTCGGTCTGGAGGAGCTCGACCAGCTCGCGCAGCAGGCGCAGCCCGGTGCCCAGGGGCTGGTCCTCCTGCCCTATCTGGACGGTGAGCGCACCCCCAACCTGCCCAACGCGGCCGGGAGCCTGCTGGGCATGCGCAACGCCAATATGAATCCGCCCAACATGGCACGGGCAGCCGTCGAGGGCATGCTCTGCGCCATGGCCGACGCACTGGACGAGCTCCGCGGACAGGGACTCGCGGTGAACCGGGTGGTCCTGATCGGGGGCGCCGCCAGAGCCCACGCCGTGGGACAGGTGGCGGCCCACGTATTCGGCAGCCCGGTAAGCGTGCCGCAGCCGGAGGAATATGTCGCCCTGGGTGCGGCACGCCAGGCGGCGTGGGCCCTGTCCGGTGCGGCGGAGCCACCACGTTGGCCGCTGGCTTCCGCCATGGAGATCCCCAGCCCGGCCGACGGCACGACCGGCGAACGCATCCGCCTCCGCTATGCCGAGGCCCGTCATGCGCTGTACGGCTGA
- a CDS encoding isochorismatase family protein gives MSLPSIDPYPLPDQRCLEHNRLSWQLDPDRAVLLIHDMQNYFLRAYTHGAPARRAIGNISSLIQTSRKARVPVIYTRQPPNQSRSRRGLLAELWGPGLGAEADDAEITARLRPAPEDTVLTKHRYSAFHGTGLAIRLRELGRDQLAVTGVYAHLGCLLTCADAFMADIKPFLVADATADFDADHHTWALRYAATRCAVVTLTADMTRALGVAGRTTRSAGGDRPCSDAPEAGTGPARHVPGTVDTGSPGSVDRGGDL, from the coding sequence ATGAGCCTGCCGAGCATTGACCCGTACCCGCTGCCGGACCAGCGCTGTCTGGAACACAACCGGCTCAGCTGGCAGTTGGACCCGGACCGTGCTGTGCTGCTGATCCACGACATGCAGAACTACTTTCTGCGCGCCTACACCCACGGCGCCCCCGCCCGGCGGGCGATCGGCAACATCAGCTCCCTGATACAGACGTCCCGCAAGGCCCGAGTGCCCGTCATCTACACCCGCCAGCCGCCGAACCAGAGCCGTAGCCGACGCGGACTCCTCGCCGAACTCTGGGGCCCTGGCCTGGGCGCGGAGGCAGACGACGCCGAGATCACCGCCCGGCTCCGCCCCGCGCCGGAAGACACCGTGCTGACCAAGCACCGCTACAGCGCCTTCCACGGCACCGGCCTCGCCATCCGGCTGCGGGAGCTCGGACGCGACCAGCTCGCCGTCACCGGCGTATACGCCCATCTGGGCTGCCTGCTCACCTGCGCGGACGCCTTCATGGCCGACATCAAGCCGTTCCTGGTCGCCGATGCCACCGCTGACTTCGACGCCGACCACCACACCTGGGCCCTGCGCTACGCCGCGACCCGCTGCGCCGTCGTCACGCTGACCGCGGACATGACGCGGGCGCTCGGTGTCGCAGGGAGGACGACGCGCAGCGCCGGCGGCGACCGGCCGTGCTCCGATGCGCCCGAGGCCGGCACTGGACCGGCTCGGCACGTTCCCGGGACGGTGGACACCGGGAGCCCTGGCAGCGTCGACCGTGGAGGAGACCTGTGA
- a CDS encoding SDR family NAD(P)-dependent oxidoreductase — MRLSGLDGWVIVVTGAGGGIGAAVCRTLASCGARIAAVDRDKEALRRLLDKDGTDDGPQLMGCPADVTLASAAEQVLDRVHAELGPVNALVNAAGVLRTGPAVCCPEDDWSELLAVNATGVFLWSRAAARRMAERRAGAIVTVASNSVGVPRTGMAAYAASKAAASAFTLALGLELAELGIRCNVVCPGSTDTPMLSAMGPDAAAAAIRGNPASHRTGIPLRRVADPQDIADAVAFLLSDQARHITLHSLYVDGGAALHG; from the coding sequence TTGCGGCTGTCGGGGCTCGACGGATGGGTGATCGTGGTGACCGGTGCCGGTGGCGGGATCGGCGCAGCCGTGTGCCGCACGCTGGCCTCCTGCGGTGCCCGCATCGCCGCTGTCGACCGGGACAAGGAGGCACTGCGACGTCTGCTGGACAAGGACGGCACGGATGACGGCCCGCAGCTGATGGGATGTCCGGCCGATGTCACGCTCGCGTCAGCGGCCGAGCAGGTGCTCGACCGGGTGCATGCCGAGCTGGGGCCGGTCAACGCCCTGGTCAACGCAGCAGGCGTGCTGCGGACCGGCCCCGCCGTCTGCTGTCCGGAGGACGACTGGTCCGAGCTGCTGGCCGTCAATGCGACCGGGGTGTTTCTGTGGTCCCGGGCAGCGGCCCGGCGGATGGCAGAACGGCGGGCCGGAGCGATCGTCACCGTCGCCTCCAACTCCGTCGGGGTGCCCCGCACCGGCATGGCCGCCTACGCCGCGTCCAAGGCGGCCGCCTCCGCGTTCACCCTCGCTCTGGGACTGGAGCTCGCCGAGCTCGGAATCCGCTGCAACGTGGTGTGCCCCGGGTCCACCGACACACCCATGCTGTCCGCCATGGGCCCGGACGCCGCCGCAGCCGCGATACGCGGGAATCCGGCCAGCCACCGGACCGGCATCCCGCTGCGGCGCGTCGCCGATCCGCAGGACATCGCCGACGCCGTCGCCTTCCTCCTGTCCGACCAAGCCCGCCACATCACCCTGCACAGCCTGTACGTGGACGGCGGAGCCGCCCTGCACGGCTGA
- a CDS encoding isochorismate synthase, with protein MPTVPGPGQFARLARSAEDALRDAPAEYGVVGALPFHEHTPATLTLAPVSAAPRAPHRRALPPGPTVAGPPGDCGYLAAVAEAVRCLRAGAAHKVVLARSLHVPGLTPDDAPAVLSRLVQQQPTAHVFCVNVAPAARDSPRLLIGASPELLLARSGDRLLLNPLAGSAPRHTDRAHDRAAARALLASPKDRREHALVVTELRRQLAPWCRALQVPGGPGLKATGQLWHLSTVIRARLRHPAPNALQLAAVLHPTPAVCGVPREAARRLIEQLEIRPRGYFTGLIGWMDRHGDGRWVIALRCGELSPHGLRLHAGAGILGDSRPEAELAETGAKLATLLGALTP; from the coding sequence ATGCCGACCGTACCCGGGCCCGGACAGTTCGCGCGGCTGGCCCGCAGCGCCGAAGACGCGCTGCGCGACGCCCCAGCCGAGTACGGCGTGGTCGGCGCCCTCCCGTTCCACGAGCACACCCCCGCGACGCTCACGCTCGCCCCGGTCAGCGCCGCTCCGCGGGCGCCGCACCGCAGAGCTCTTCCGCCGGGGCCGACGGTCGCCGGTCCGCCGGGCGACTGCGGCTATCTGGCCGCCGTCGCCGAGGCGGTCCGCTGTCTGCGGGCAGGCGCAGCCCACAAGGTGGTCCTTGCCCGCAGCCTGCACGTTCCCGGGCTCACGCCCGATGACGCCCCTGCTGTGCTGAGCCGCCTCGTACAGCAGCAGCCCACCGCCCATGTCTTCTGCGTCAATGTGGCACCAGCTGCCCGCGACAGCCCCCGGCTGCTGATCGGTGCCTCCCCTGAGCTTCTCCTCGCCCGCAGCGGGGACCGCCTGCTTCTCAACCCACTGGCCGGCAGCGCCCCGCGCCACACGGACCGGGCCCATGACCGAGCCGCCGCACGGGCGCTGCTGGCCTCACCCAAGGACCGCCGTGAACACGCGCTCGTGGTCACCGAACTGAGACGTCAGCTGGCGCCATGGTGCAGGGCGCTCCAGGTACCCGGCGGCCCGGGGCTGAAAGCGACCGGCCAGCTGTGGCACCTGTCCACCGTCATCCGGGCCCGGCTGCGACACCCGGCACCCAACGCGCTTCAGCTCGCCGCCGTTCTGCATCCCACACCCGCCGTCTGCGGAGTGCCTCGCGAGGCGGCCCGGCGCCTTATCGAGCAACTGGAAATCCGGCCACGCGGCTATTTCACCGGCCTCATAGGGTGGATGGACCGGCACGGTGACGGCCGGTGGGTCATCGCCCTGCGCTGCGGAGAACTTTCGCCGCACGGGCTACGCCTGCACGCCGGCGCGGGCATCCTCGGCGATTCCCGCCCGGAGGCCGAACTCGCCGAGACGGGGGCCAAGCTCGCCACCTTGCTCGGTGCCCTGACGCCCTGA
- a CDS encoding EF-hand domain-containing protein produces MSPTLLGHPQRYDRESDGMNDTTLRAKYAYRFRIHDSNGDGLVDSRDIVRRAEELLAGLAEPPESARAAAVVRGAQLYWQGVAKLAGIDEDGQLTEAAFVEALVRANVTGTIADVVRPSVEAHIALVDRDGDGVVSLAEFARSQQVLGMTAEAAHDAFAALDREGDGSLTVDEWQQAVMDFYTTTDPAAPGNLVLGLRS; encoded by the coding sequence GTGTCACCTACGCTCCTGGGCCATCCGCAACGGTACGACCGGGAGAGCGACGGCATGAACGACACCACGCTGAGGGCCAAGTACGCATATCGTTTCCGCATCCATGACAGCAATGGTGACGGCCTGGTGGACAGCCGGGACATTGTCCGCCGCGCCGAGGAGCTGCTGGCCGGCTTGGCGGAACCGCCGGAGTCCGCACGTGCGGCTGCCGTCGTCCGGGGAGCGCAGCTGTACTGGCAAGGGGTCGCGAAGCTGGCCGGAATCGACGAGGACGGGCAGCTGACGGAAGCGGCGTTCGTTGAGGCCCTCGTGCGGGCGAACGTGACGGGAACGATCGCGGACGTGGTACGGCCGTCGGTGGAGGCGCACATCGCGCTGGTGGACCGGGATGGCGACGGTGTGGTGAGCCTCGCCGAGTTCGCCCGTTCCCAGCAGGTGCTGGGGATGACGGCCGAGGCGGCTCATGACGCCTTCGCCGCGCTGGACCGTGAGGGCGACGGGAGCCTCACGGTCGACGAGTGGCAGCAGGCCGTGATGGACTTCTACACGACCACGGATCCAGCTGCCCCGGGCAATCTGGTGCTCGGCCTGCGAAGCTGA
- a CDS encoding HAD-IA family hydrolase, producing the protein MAHTTSPLPSRPRERGQDIDAVLFDIGGTIYDDERYVQALYRAVCELAGDVDEVEFWTLYDVNREGAEMSLRTAFARRFVPGGDAALLHKHIVKHWEYPAEALYPDVKPSLQVLARQYRLGIVSSSPPQVREALRRDGLDGLFDTILLGGVDTVEKPDPRAFRTALERMGVPAARAVYVGNRLDADIRGSARAGLRTVWMLRGEAPPAPTLSQLGEADAVITSLTGLPMALARLTNRAAPAPTRVRGVSTAALDITEQYRTRQRLAIVNAASVRIGTTLDIARTAQELADVATERFADFVSVDLLDFVFQGTSSHLSPATGPVVFCRAAHQSVLHGCPESVVEPGQPDPYPEDSPMARALASGRPSRHWIDDTDIQRWLAHDSARARAVREHGIHSLIVLPLLARGSTLGLVQFLRHRTPDTFDADDLLLAEEITARAALSIDNARRYTRERETALALQRSLLPQRTPRQAAVDVASRYRPASSKAGVGGDWYDVIPLSGARVALVVGDVVGHGLQASATMGRLRTAVRTLADVDMPPDELLTHLDDLVLRLDREEGPLSGEAPRDTGEIGATCLYGVYDPVTRRCTLARAGHPAPAVVRPDGAVDFPDLPAGPPLGLGSLPFESAELELPEGSLIALYTDGLIVSADHDVDVALQRLRHALTSDASSLEETCDNVLQALPLPGRAADGADAADDMALLLARTHALDTSQVATWELPSDPAVVSRARQMTVDQLAAWGLDEAAFITELVVSELVTNAIRYARPPIQLRLIHETSLICEVSDASSTSPHLRRARVFDEGGRGLLLVAQLTERWGTRYTPTGKTIWTEQTLPAGRY; encoded by the coding sequence GTGGCTCACACAACCAGTCCGCTGCCTTCCCGGCCGCGCGAGCGCGGCCAGGACATCGACGCGGTGCTGTTCGACATCGGCGGCACCATCTATGACGACGAGCGCTATGTGCAGGCGCTGTACCGGGCGGTCTGCGAGCTTGCGGGAGACGTCGACGAGGTCGAGTTCTGGACGCTCTACGACGTGAACCGCGAAGGCGCCGAGATGAGCCTGCGCACCGCGTTCGCCCGCCGGTTCGTCCCCGGCGGGGACGCCGCACTGCTGCACAAGCACATCGTCAAGCACTGGGAGTACCCGGCCGAGGCGCTCTACCCGGATGTCAAGCCCTCGCTGCAGGTGCTGGCGCGCCAGTACCGGCTCGGCATCGTCTCCAGTTCGCCGCCGCAGGTCCGTGAGGCGCTGCGCCGCGATGGCCTGGACGGGCTGTTCGACACGATCCTGCTCGGTGGCGTGGACACTGTCGAGAAGCCGGATCCGCGTGCCTTCCGTACCGCGCTGGAGCGGATGGGCGTGCCCGCCGCACGCGCCGTTTACGTCGGTAACCGCCTCGACGCCGACATCCGGGGCTCGGCACGGGCTGGCCTGCGCACCGTGTGGATGCTGCGTGGCGAGGCGCCGCCGGCACCAACCCTCAGCCAGCTGGGTGAGGCTGACGCGGTGATCACCTCGCTGACCGGGCTGCCGATGGCACTGGCCCGACTGACGAACCGGGCCGCCCCGGCGCCGACCCGGGTGCGCGGCGTGTCCACCGCCGCACTCGACATTACCGAGCAGTACCGGACCAGGCAGCGGCTGGCCATCGTCAACGCGGCCAGCGTCCGCATCGGCACCACACTGGATATCGCCAGGACCGCCCAGGAGCTGGCGGATGTGGCCACCGAGCGGTTCGCCGACTTCGTCAGCGTCGACCTGCTCGACTTCGTCTTCCAGGGCACCTCGTCCCATCTGAGCCCCGCGACCGGGCCCGTCGTCTTCTGCCGTGCCGCACACCAGTCGGTCCTGCACGGCTGCCCGGAGTCGGTGGTCGAGCCCGGGCAGCCGGACCCCTACCCCGAGGACTCCCCCATGGCGCGCGCGCTGGCCAGCGGACGGCCATCGCGGCACTGGATCGACGACACCGACATCCAGCGGTGGCTGGCGCACGACTCCGCGCGCGCCCGGGCCGTCCGGGAACACGGGATCCACTCACTCATTGTGCTGCCGCTGCTCGCCCGCGGCAGCACCCTGGGACTGGTGCAGTTCCTGCGGCACCGTACGCCCGACACCTTTGACGCGGATGACCTTCTGCTCGCCGAGGAGATCACCGCCAGAGCCGCCCTGTCCATCGACAACGCCCGCCGTTACACCCGCGAGCGCGAGACCGCGCTGGCCCTCCAGCGCAGCCTGCTGCCGCAGCGCACACCCCGGCAGGCGGCGGTGGATGTCGCCTCCCGGTACCGGCCGGCCAGCTCCAAGGCAGGTGTTGGCGGCGACTGGTACGACGTCATCCCCCTGTCCGGCGCCCGCGTCGCCCTCGTCGTGGGCGACGTCGTCGGCCACGGCCTCCAGGCCAGCGCCACCATGGGGCGCCTGCGCACAGCCGTCCGTACCCTCGCCGACGTCGACATGCCACCCGACGAACTCCTCACCCACCTCGATGACCTCGTACTGCGCCTGGACCGCGAAGAAGGCCCGCTCTCCGGCGAAGCCCCGCGCGACACCGGAGAGATCGGCGCGACCTGCCTGTACGGGGTCTATGACCCGGTCACCCGGCGCTGCACCCTCGCCCGCGCCGGCCACCCTGCCCCCGCCGTCGTCCGCCCCGACGGCGCAGTGGACTTCCCCGACCTGCCCGCCGGCCCTCCGCTGGGCCTGGGCAGCCTGCCCTTTGAATCGGCCGAGCTCGAACTGCCCGAAGGCAGCCTGATCGCCCTCTACACCGACGGCCTCATCGTTTCCGCCGACCACGACGTCGACGTCGCGCTTCAGCGGCTGCGCCACGCCCTGACCAGCGACGCTTCCTCCCTGGAGGAGACTTGTGACAACGTGCTGCAGGCGCTGCCGCTCCCCGGCCGCGCCGCCGACGGCGCCGATGCCGCCGATGACATGGCCCTGCTCCTCGCCCGTACGCACGCCCTGGACACCTCCCAAGTCGCCACGTGGGAACTGCCCTCCGACCCCGCCGTGGTCTCCCGTGCACGACAGATGACAGTCGACCAGCTGGCCGCGTGGGGACTGGACGAAGCAGCCTTCATCACCGAACTCGTGGTGAGCGAGCTTGTCACCAACGCCATCCGGTATGCCCGGCCGCCCATTCAGCTGCGCTTGATCCACGAGACCAGCCTCATCTGCGAGGTCTCCGACGCCAGCAGCACCTCGCCCCACCTGCGCCGGGCTCGCGTCTTCGACGAGGGCGGACGCGGCCTCCTTCTCGTCGCCCAGCTGACCGAGCGCTGGGGCACCCGCTACACCCCCACCGGAAAGACCATCTGGACCGAACAGACCCTCCCGGCTGGCCGGTACTGA